The Streptomyces kanamyceticus genome window below encodes:
- a CDS encoding acyl-CoA dehydrogenase family protein, with amino-acid sequence MSAMTTTTSLTEDQQALVETTLDFAEDHLAPHAVRWDQDKHFPLDVLRKAAGLGLGGVYVREDAGGSGLSRADGVLVFEALASGCPSIAGYLSIHNMVAWMIDTYGDQDQRARWLPRLCAMEDLGSYCLTEPGAGSDAGALRTGAVRDGDHYVLTGVKQFISGAGAAQVYVVMARTDGAGAQGISAFLVDRDDPGLSFGPNEKKMGWNAQPTRQVILDAVRIPADRLLGRPGDGFRIAMNGLNGGRLGIAACSLGGARSALDRSLAHLADREAFGARLLDAQALQFRLADMATELAAARALVHQAAQALDRADPGAPQLCAMAKRFATDTGYAVADRALQLHGGYGYLNEYGIEKIVRDLRVHQILEGTNEIMRVIVARGLTEALR; translated from the coding sequence ATGAGCGCCATGACCACCACCACCTCGCTCACCGAGGACCAGCAGGCGCTCGTCGAGACCACCCTCGACTTCGCCGAGGACCACCTGGCCCCGCACGCCGTGCGGTGGGACCAGGACAAACACTTCCCGCTCGACGTGCTGCGCAAGGCCGCGGGGCTCGGACTCGGCGGGGTCTACGTACGCGAGGACGCGGGCGGCAGCGGTCTCAGCCGTGCCGACGGGGTCCTCGTCTTCGAGGCCCTCGCCTCCGGCTGCCCCTCCATCGCGGGCTACCTCTCCATCCACAACATGGTCGCCTGGATGATCGACACCTACGGCGACCAGGACCAGCGGGCCCGCTGGCTGCCCCGGCTCTGCGCCATGGAGGACCTCGGCAGCTACTGCCTGACCGAACCCGGGGCCGGATCGGACGCCGGGGCGCTGCGCACCGGCGCGGTCCGCGACGGCGACCACTACGTCCTCACCGGCGTCAAGCAGTTCATCTCCGGTGCGGGCGCCGCGCAGGTGTACGTCGTCATGGCGCGCACCGACGGGGCGGGCGCCCAGGGGATCTCCGCGTTCCTCGTCGATCGGGACGACCCCGGCCTGTCGTTCGGGCCGAACGAGAAGAAGATGGGCTGGAACGCCCAGCCCACCCGCCAGGTGATCCTCGACGCCGTCCGGATCCCCGCCGACCGGCTGCTCGGCCGCCCGGGCGACGGCTTCCGGATCGCCATGAACGGCCTGAACGGCGGCCGACTCGGCATCGCCGCCTGCTCCCTCGGCGGCGCCCGCAGCGCCCTGGACCGCAGCCTGGCCCACCTCGCCGACCGGGAGGCGTTCGGCGCGCGGCTGCTCGACGCGCAGGCCCTGCAGTTCCGCCTCGCCGACATGGCGACCGAACTCGCCGCCGCCCGCGCCCTGGTCCACCAGGCCGCCCAGGCCCTGGACCGGGCCGACCCCGGCGCGCCGCAGCTGTGCGCGATGGCCAAGCGGTTCGCCACCGACACCGGCTACGCCGTCGCCGACCGGGCGCTTCAACTCCACGGAGGGTACGGCTACTTGAACGAGTACGGCATCGAGAAGATCGTCCGCGACCTCCGCGTCCACCAGATCCTGGAAGGAACCAACGAGATCATGCGCGTCATCGTGGCCCGCGGACTGACGGAGGCGCTCCGATGA
- a CDS encoding Glu/Leu/Phe/Val family dehydrogenase, whose amino-acid sequence MTRSDHLLSTRESARPDDAAEPGELNAIDLVGGVFAEGTGGVRDVPHEKVLLCQDEATGLKAIVSLHSTALGPALGGTRFRHYGTAADAVLDSLNLARGMSYKNALAGLPYGGGKAVIIGDPSVRKTRGLLRAYGRFVESLGGRYVTSCDMGTNSADMDIVGEVTCHVVGCSVKHGGGGDPSALTAYGVLQGMRACAAVRWGVPVLRGRRVGVSGVGKVGQHLVDLLVYEGAIVVAADPRPSALARTRARHPEVSTTTPPALLHAELDIFAPCALGGVLDQVAVNRLRTDIICGAANNQLGYGGAEERLRRRDIVYAPDYVVNAGGVIHMAQEHAGTSGEFCAVHARKQVMGIYDTTLSILTKAESTGATPCAVADELAEQRMASASHASAGPRVADAADEPAGPRTAAAPDDASRMPATDQRNR is encoded by the coding sequence ATGACCCGATCCGACCATCTCCTGTCCACACGGGAGTCGGCGCGCCCCGACGACGCGGCGGAACCCGGTGAACTGAACGCGATCGATCTCGTGGGAGGAGTCTTCGCCGAAGGCACCGGCGGAGTGCGCGACGTTCCGCATGAAAAGGTTCTGCTCTGCCAGGACGAGGCGACGGGCCTGAAGGCCATTGTGTCCCTGCATTCCACCGCGTTGGGCCCCGCTCTCGGCGGCACACGTTTCCGGCACTACGGAACCGCCGCCGATGCCGTACTCGACTCCTTGAACCTCGCCCGCGGAATGTCGTACAAGAACGCCCTCGCGGGACTTCCTTATGGCGGCGGCAAAGCGGTCATCATCGGCGACCCGTCGGTACGGAAGACGCGCGGGCTCCTCAGGGCCTATGGACGCTTCGTCGAGTCCCTGGGCGGCAGGTACGTGACCTCCTGCGACATGGGCACGAACTCGGCGGACATGGACATCGTCGGCGAAGTGACGTGCCACGTCGTCGGGTGCTCGGTCAAGCACGGGGGCGGCGGCGACCCTTCCGCGCTCACCGCCTACGGAGTACTGCAGGGCATGCGCGCCTGCGCAGCCGTCCGCTGGGGCGTACCCGTACTGCGCGGGCGCCGCGTGGGCGTGAGCGGTGTCGGGAAAGTGGGCCAGCACCTCGTGGACCTGCTGGTGTACGAGGGAGCGATCGTCGTCGCGGCCGATCCGCGGCCCAGCGCGCTCGCCCGCACCCGCGCGCGGCATCCCGAGGTCTCCACCACGACGCCCCCCGCGCTTCTCCACGCCGAACTGGACATCTTCGCCCCCTGCGCACTGGGCGGAGTGCTCGACCAGGTGGCCGTGAACCGACTCAGGACCGACATCATCTGCGGCGCCGCCAACAACCAGCTCGGGTACGGGGGCGCGGAGGAGCGGCTGCGGCGGCGGGACATCGTGTACGCACCGGACTACGTCGTGAACGCGGGCGGCGTCATCCACATGGCGCAGGAACACGCCGGGACGTCCGGCGAATTCTGTGCCGTGCACGCGCGCAAGCAGGTCATGGGGATCTACGACACCACGCTGTCGATCCTCACGAAGGCCGAGTCGACCGGCGCGACGCCCTGCGCCGTGGCGGACGAACTGGCCGAGCAGCGCATGGCGTCCGCGTCGCACGCGTCGGCCGGACCGCGCGTCGCCGACGCGGCGGACGAGCCCGCCGGACCACGCACGGCCGCCGCACCGGACGACGCCTCCCGCATGCCCGCGACCGACCAGCGAAACAGGTGA
- a CDS encoding CoA-acylating methylmalonate-semialdehyde dehydrogenase yields MVRELTHFIGGKHTVGTSGLFGDVYDPNTGSVQARVPLAGRADTEAAIADATAAQRAWGEWNPQRRARVLLRFLQLVDQERESLAQLLSAEHGKTVADAHGDIQRGLEVVEFAAGIPHLLKGEFTDNAGTGIDVHSLRSPIGVVAGITPFNFPAMIPLWKAAPALACGNAFILKPSERDPSVPLRLAELFLEAGLPPGVLNVVNGGKEAVDTLLADSRVGALGFVGSTPIAAHIYATAAAHGKRAQCFGGAKNHLIVMPDADLDQVVDALIGAGYGSAGERCMAISVAVPVGEETADRLVAALKERIGALRIGRSDDAEADFGPLVSQDALDRVRRYVDIGVNEGAELVVDGRNFTLPGHENGFFAGATLFDRVSPRMRIYREEIFGPVLCVVRAADYEQALRLPSEHPYGNGVAIFTRDGDTARDFTRRVNTGMVGVNVPIPVPVAYHTFGGWKRSGFGDLNQHGPDAIRFYTRTKTVTSRWPSGAREGANFSIPTMG; encoded by the coding sequence GTGGTCCGTGAACTCACCCATTTCATCGGCGGCAAGCACACCGTCGGCACGTCCGGCCTCTTCGGCGACGTGTACGACCCCAACACCGGCTCCGTGCAGGCCCGCGTGCCGCTCGCGGGGCGGGCCGACACCGAAGCGGCGATCGCCGACGCCACCGCCGCCCAGCGGGCGTGGGGCGAGTGGAACCCGCAGCGCAGGGCCCGCGTCCTGCTGCGCTTCCTCCAACTCGTCGACCAGGAACGCGAATCCCTGGCGCAGCTGCTCTCGGCCGAGCACGGCAAGACCGTCGCCGACGCGCACGGCGACATCCAACGCGGCCTGGAGGTCGTCGAGTTCGCCGCCGGGATCCCGCACCTGCTCAAGGGCGAGTTCACCGACAACGCGGGCACCGGCATCGACGTGCACTCGCTGCGCTCCCCGATCGGCGTGGTCGCCGGGATCACCCCGTTCAACTTCCCCGCCATGATCCCGCTGTGGAAGGCCGCGCCTGCCCTCGCCTGCGGCAACGCGTTCATCCTGAAGCCCTCGGAGCGCGACCCCTCCGTACCCCTGCGCCTGGCCGAACTCTTCCTGGAGGCGGGGCTGCCGCCCGGCGTCCTGAACGTCGTCAACGGCGGCAAGGAAGCGGTCGACACCCTTCTGGCGGACTCGCGCGTCGGCGCGCTCGGCTTCGTCGGCTCCACGCCGATCGCCGCGCACATCTACGCCACCGCCGCCGCCCACGGCAAGCGCGCCCAGTGCTTCGGCGGCGCCAAGAACCACCTGATCGTGATGCCGGACGCCGACCTCGACCAGGTCGTCGACGCCCTCATCGGCGCCGGATACGGCTCGGCGGGCGAGCGCTGCATGGCCATCTCGGTGGCCGTACCCGTCGGCGAGGAGACGGCCGACCGGCTCGTCGCCGCGCTCAAGGAGCGCATCGGCGCGCTGCGGATCGGCCGCTCCGACGACGCGGAGGCCGACTTCGGCCCGCTGGTCAGTCAGGACGCCCTCGACCGGGTCCGCAGGTACGTCGACATCGGCGTCAACGAGGGCGCCGAACTCGTCGTCGACGGGCGGAACTTCACCCTGCCGGGACACGAGAACGGCTTCTTCGCGGGAGCCACCCTCTTCGACCGGGTCAGCCCCCGGATGCGGATCTACCGCGAGGAGATCTTCGGCCCCGTCCTGTGCGTCGTCCGGGCCGCCGACTACGAGCAGGCCCTGCGCCTGCCCAGCGAGCACCCCTACGGCAACGGCGTCGCGATCTTCACCAGGGACGGCGACACCGCACGCGACTTCACCCGCCGCGTCAACACCGGCATGGTCGGCGTGAACGTCCCCATCCCGGTCCCCGTGGCGTACCACACCTTCGGCGGCTGGAAGCGATCGGGATTCGGCGACCTCAACCAGCACGGCCCGGACGCGATCCGCTTCTACACCCGTACGAAGACCGTCACCTCGCGCTGGCCCTCCGGAGCCAGGGAAGGCGCGAACTTCTCCATCCCCACCATGGGATGA
- the mmsB gene encoding 3-hydroxyisobutyrate dehydrogenase, translated as MGGPMAANLVKEGHRVLGHDLMPELLAQAVENGVEAAGSSANAAATADVVITMLPAGRHVLGLYRDEGLLAAARPGTLFIDCSTIDVADARAAHEAATAAGMRALDAPVSGGVVGAEAGTLTFMAGGGGAEFAEADPLLAVMGKKAVHCGGPGAGQAAKICNNMILGISMIAVSEAFVLGESLGLSHQALFDVASTASGQCWALTVNCPVPGPVPASPANRDYRPGFAAPLMAKDLGLAASAARAGGVPTELGLKAAELYAAYAEKSGTDQDFSGIVTTLRQRMTQDGDGA; from the coding sequence ATGGGAGGACCGATGGCCGCCAACCTCGTCAAGGAGGGCCACCGGGTCCTCGGCCACGACCTGATGCCCGAGTTGCTCGCCCAGGCGGTGGAGAACGGGGTGGAAGCCGCCGGATCGTCGGCGAACGCCGCCGCCACGGCCGACGTGGTGATCACCATGCTGCCCGCGGGACGGCACGTCCTCGGCCTCTACCGGGACGAGGGACTGCTGGCCGCGGCCCGCCCCGGCACCCTGTTCATCGACTGCTCGACCATCGACGTGGCCGACGCCCGAGCCGCCCACGAGGCCGCCACCGCCGCGGGGATGCGGGCCCTGGACGCCCCGGTCTCCGGGGGAGTGGTCGGCGCGGAGGCCGGGACGCTCACCTTCATGGCGGGTGGCGGCGGCGCCGAGTTCGCGGAGGCGGACCCGCTCCTCGCGGTCATGGGCAAGAAGGCCGTGCACTGCGGCGGACCCGGCGCGGGGCAGGCCGCGAAGATCTGCAACAACATGATCCTCGGCATCTCGATGATCGCGGTGAGCGAGGCGTTCGTCCTCGGCGAGAGCCTGGGCCTCTCCCACCAGGCCCTGTTCGACGTCGCCTCCACCGCGTCGGGCCAGTGCTGGGCGCTGACCGTCAACTGCCCGGTGCCGGGCCCCGTTCCCGCGAGCCCCGCGAACCGCGACTACCGCCCCGGCTTCGCGGCCCCCCTGATGGCCAAGGACCTCGGCCTCGCGGCGAGCGCCGCGAGGGCCGGGGGCGTCCCCACGGAACTCGGCCTGAAAGCCGCCGAGTTGTACGCGGCGTACGCGGAGAAGAGCGGCACGGACCAGGACTTCTCGGGGATCGTCACGACACTGCGACAGCGGATGACACAGGACGGAGACGGCGCATGA
- a CDS encoding enoyl-CoA hydratase: protein MSTDASTETGTGTGVGSYETIHVERKGRTALLTLNRPEALNALNLQVMNEVVAATAELDRDPDVGCIVITGSPRAFAAGADIKEMRPRSYMDMYLSDWFAAWDRLGDLRTPTVAAVSGYALGGGCELAMLCDILLAADTAVFGQPEIKLGVIPGIGGSQRLTRAVGKAKAMEMCLTGRTIDAVEAEWAGLVSRVVPADELLAEALAVAETVAGMSLPVAMMAKEAVSRAFETTLAEGVRFERRLFHAVFATEDQKEGMAAFVDKRPPGFTHS, encoded by the coding sequence ATGAGCACGGACGCGAGTACGGAGACGGGCACGGGAACGGGCGTGGGGTCGTACGAGACGATCCATGTCGAGCGCAAGGGCCGCACCGCACTGCTCACCCTGAACCGTCCCGAGGCCCTCAACGCGCTGAATCTGCAGGTGATGAACGAGGTCGTCGCCGCGACGGCGGAGCTCGACCGGGACCCGGACGTCGGCTGTATCGTCATCACCGGCTCCCCGAGGGCGTTCGCGGCCGGGGCCGACATCAAGGAGATGCGGCCGCGGAGCTACATGGACATGTACCTCAGCGACTGGTTCGCGGCCTGGGACCGGCTCGGCGACCTGCGGACGCCGACGGTCGCGGCCGTCTCCGGGTACGCGCTGGGCGGCGGCTGCGAGTTGGCGATGCTGTGCGACATCCTGCTGGCCGCGGACACCGCCGTGTTCGGACAGCCCGAGATCAAACTGGGCGTCATCCCCGGCATCGGCGGCTCCCAGCGGCTGACCCGCGCGGTGGGCAAGGCCAAGGCCATGGAGATGTGCCTGACCGGCCGCACCATCGACGCGGTGGAGGCGGAGTGGGCCGGTCTCGTCTCCCGCGTGGTGCCCGCCGACGAACTCCTCGCCGAGGCGCTCGCCGTCGCCGAGACCGTCGCGGGCATGTCGCTGCCCGTCGCCATGATGGCGAAGGAGGCGGTGTCCCGGGCCTTTGAGACGACCCTCGCGGAGGGCGTCCGCTTCGAACGCCGCCTCTTCCACGCGGTGTTCGCGACCGAGGACCAGAAGGAGGGCATGGCCGCGTTCGTCGATAAGCGGCCGCCGGGGTTCACACACTCCTGA
- a CDS encoding enoyl-CoA hydratase/isomerase family protein, with protein MTGSEELTESEKTADSAEQVLLRTEGHAAFLTLNRPRALNALTHAMVRRIDEALTAWEHDPAVRTVVITGAGERGLCAGGDIRAIYEDARAGSEEPTAASASASADFWRDEYRLNARIARYPKPYVAVMDGIVMGGGVGVSAHGDVRVVTERSRIAMPETGIGFVPDVGGTYLLALAPGELGTHLALTGAQVGSADALLCGLADHFVPHDDLPRFLGELAARPVWDALKEYVRQPPPGELAGQRRWIDACYAADTVEEIVARLRGHGARAAEAAAETLATKSPTALKVTLTALRGAPGLGPLERVLEQEYRVSCAALSSYDLVEGIRAQVIDKDRSPRWKPATLAEVTGADVARHFGTPPAGGELHLATTPQEVAW; from the coding sequence ATGACCGGCTCTGAAGAGCTGACCGAATCCGAGAAGACGGCCGACTCCGCAGAGCAGGTGCTGCTCAGGACCGAGGGCCACGCCGCGTTCCTCACCCTCAACCGGCCGCGGGCGCTCAACGCCCTCACCCACGCCATGGTGCGGCGCATCGACGAGGCGCTGACCGCCTGGGAACACGATCCGGCGGTGCGGACCGTGGTCATCACGGGCGCGGGGGAGCGGGGGCTGTGCGCGGGCGGTGACATCCGTGCCATCTACGAGGACGCGCGGGCCGGGAGCGAGGAGCCCACGGCCGCCAGCGCTTCGGCCTCCGCCGACTTCTGGCGGGACGAGTACCGGCTCAACGCCCGGATCGCCCGCTATCCCAAGCCGTACGTCGCGGTGATGGACGGCATCGTGATGGGCGGCGGCGTCGGCGTCTCCGCGCACGGCGACGTACGCGTCGTCACCGAACGCTCCAGGATCGCCATGCCCGAGACCGGCATCGGCTTCGTACCCGACGTGGGCGGCACCTACCTGCTCGCGCTCGCCCCCGGTGAGCTGGGCACCCATCTGGCGTTGACCGGCGCCCAAGTCGGCTCCGCCGACGCCCTGTTGTGCGGGCTCGCCGACCATTTCGTACCGCACGACGACCTGCCCCGGTTCCTCGGCGAACTCGCCGCGCGACCGGTCTGGGACGCGCTCAAGGAATACGTGCGGCAGCCGCCGCCCGGCGAACTCGCGGGCCAGCGCCGCTGGATCGACGCCTGCTACGCCGCCGACACGGTGGAGGAGATCGTCGCCCGGCTCCGCGGCCACGGCGCGCGCGCCGCCGAAGCGGCGGCCGAAACGCTCGCCACCAAGTCGCCCACCGCCCTGAAGGTCACGCTCACCGCGCTGCGCGGGGCACCGGGGCTCGGCCCGCTGGAGCGCGTCCTCGAACAGGAGTACCGGGTCTCCTGCGCCGCGCTCTCCTCGTACGACCTGGTCGAGGGGATCCGGGCGCAGGTGATCGACAAGGACCGCAGCCCCCGCTGGAAACCGGCCACCCTGGCCGAGGTCACCGGCGCGGACGTGGCGCGCCACTTCGGCACGCCGCCCGCCGGTGGCGAGCTTCACCTGGCGACGACCCCACAGGAGGTGGCGTGGTGA
- a CDS encoding HAD family hydrolase has protein sequence MAIRLAVFDLDGTLLDTFLAATMATELSRCDSGDPAAAREALSAIDAYKGGTIDHDECAARFYPCYARAVRGLSTAVLRRVGIRAWQRSRARLFPFSAELVAELRQLGFSPCLLSGSPEEAVVCAAEELAMDHVWGMRLASDAGRCTGRVLRAPARPGAKRATLLETTSHLSVDWGGSFAMGDSSADIDVLDMAGNPLAFEPDAALLRAAESRNWPVADRSSVLRHCRARLPRKPAVRG, from the coding sequence ATGGCCATTCGACTCGCCGTATTCGACCTGGACGGCACGCTGTTGGACACATTCCTGGCCGCCACCATGGCCACGGAGTTATCCCGATGCGATTCCGGCGACCCGGCAGCCGCCCGCGAGGCACTGTCCGCCATCGACGCCTACAAGGGCGGCACCATCGATCACGACGAATGCGCCGCGCGTTTCTACCCCTGCTACGCGCGAGCCGTACGCGGTCTGTCGACAGCGGTGCTGCGTCGTGTCGGGATCCGGGCGTGGCAGCGGTCGCGTGCGCGCCTCTTCCCTTTCTCGGCGGAGCTGGTCGCCGAGTTGAGGCAGCTCGGATTCTCGCCATGCCTGCTGTCGGGGAGCCCGGAGGAGGCCGTGGTGTGCGCGGCCGAGGAACTGGCCATGGACCATGTGTGGGGAATGCGGCTCGCCTCCGACGCGGGCCGCTGCACCGGGCGCGTACTGCGGGCCCCCGCGCGGCCGGGCGCCAAGCGCGCCACGCTGCTTGAGACGACCTCCCACCTGTCCGTTGACTGGGGCGGGTCGTTCGCGATGGGTGACTCCTCCGCGGACATCGACGTCCTCGATATGGCGGGCAATCCGCTGGCCTTCGAGCCCGACGCTGCGCTTCTGAGGGCGGCAGAGTCGCGGAACTGGCCGGTGGCGGACCGGAGTTCAGTACTGCGACACTGCCGCGCCCGACTTCCTAGGAAGCCAGCGGTACGTGGATGA
- the mdlC gene encoding benzoylformate decarboxylase encodes MTTVRQSTHELLRHHDMRVIFGNPGSTELPFLAELPEDFTYVLALNEATATAMADGYAQATGRPALVNLHTAAGLGNAMGSLVNAVGARSPVVALAGQQVRAALPTPALLVNRHPASLASGAVKYTAEPARPEDTPEVLGQAILRAGQAPSGPVCVSVPMDDWDRPVDASADGFPLKPRTAAAVPDPAALDALAAELGQARAPALIAGPEMDTQEGYDAAVALAERLHAPVWLPAFTSRAGFPCAHIASRGPLPSSAEGVAEALAGHDLVLALGAPVFTYYQWTGGPATAPGTRLVHITSDPEEAARAVTGTSWLGSPVAAAQTLDRLLADRGPLPGGHGVQRPHVNGADEAGPVTETPETETPETETLESASPAADEGLKATEIFAVLAKVLTDDAIVVNETPQQLSAYWQSAAGARPGSFFFTGGGGLGFGLAGAVGVQLARPKRPVVAVVGDGSVQYTLQALWTAARYRVPLTVVVLDNGGYEILKDWCRALDTGPLPGLDLPGIDIVGLATGYGVSACRARSTDELTALLADAVSMPEPRLIHVPLAS; translated from the coding sequence ATGACCACCGTCAGGCAGAGCACCCACGAACTCCTCCGGCACCACGACATGCGCGTCATCTTCGGTAACCCGGGCAGCACCGAACTGCCTTTCCTCGCCGAGCTGCCCGAGGACTTCACCTACGTCCTCGCCCTCAACGAGGCCACCGCCACGGCGATGGCCGACGGATACGCCCAGGCGACCGGGCGGCCCGCCCTGGTCAATCTGCACACCGCCGCGGGCCTCGGCAACGCCATGGGCTCCCTGGTCAACGCCGTCGGTGCCCGAAGCCCCGTGGTGGCGCTCGCGGGGCAGCAGGTCAGGGCCGCGCTCCCGACCCCCGCCCTGCTCGTCAACCGCCACCCGGCGTCCCTGGCCAGCGGCGCCGTCAAGTACACCGCGGAGCCCGCGAGGCCCGAGGACACCCCGGAGGTGCTCGGCCAGGCGATCCTGCGGGCCGGGCAGGCGCCGAGCGGGCCCGTGTGCGTCTCGGTCCCCATGGACGACTGGGACCGGCCCGTCGACGCATCGGCCGACGGATTCCCGCTCAAGCCGCGCACCGCCGCCGCCGTGCCGGACCCCGCCGCGCTCGACGCGCTGGCGGCAGAGCTCGGCCAGGCCCGCGCGCCCGCCCTGATCGCGGGACCGGAGATGGACACCCAGGAGGGATACGACGCCGCGGTGGCCCTCGCCGAGCGGTTGCACGCCCCCGTGTGGCTCCCCGCCTTCACGTCCCGGGCGGGCTTTCCCTGCGCGCACATCGCGTCCCGCGGACCACTGCCCTCGTCGGCGGAGGGAGTGGCGGAAGCACTGGCCGGGCACGACCTGGTCCTCGCCCTTGGTGCTCCCGTCTTCACCTACTACCAGTGGACGGGCGGCCCCGCCACGGCACCGGGCACCCGCCTCGTCCACATCACGTCGGACCCCGAGGAAGCGGCCCGCGCGGTCACCGGAACGTCCTGGCTCGGCTCTCCCGTCGCCGCGGCACAGACGCTCGACCGCCTCCTTGCGGACCGGGGCCCTCTGCCCGGTGGCCATGGGGTGCAGCGGCCGCACGTGAACGGGGCGGACGAGGCGGGTCCCGTGACCGAGACCCCTGAGACGGAGACCCCTGAGACGGAGACCCTTGAGTCGGCGAGCCCCGCGGCCGACGAGGGCCTGAAGGCCACCGAGATCTTCGCCGTGCTCGCGAAGGTGCTGACCGACGACGCGATCGTCGTCAACGAGACGCCTCAGCAACTGTCCGCCTACTGGCAGTCGGCGGCGGGCGCACGGCCGGGCAGCTTTTTCTTCACGGGAGGAGGCGGTCTCGGCTTTGGTCTCGCCGGTGCCGTCGGTGTCCAACTGGCCAGGCCGAAGCGCCCGGTGGTCGCCGTGGTCGGCGACGGATCCGTCCAGTACACGCTCCAGGCGCTGTGGACCGCCGCGCGCTACCGGGTTCCGTTGACCGTCGTCGTACTGGACAACGGCGGGTACGAGATCCTCAAGGACTGGTGCCGCGCGCTGGACACCGGCCCCCTGCCGGGGCTCGACCTGCCGGGCATCGACATCGTGGGCCTGGCCACCGGCTACGGCGTCAGTGCCTGTCGGGCGCGGTCCACCGACGAGCTGACGGCGCTCCTGGCCGACGCGGTCTCCATGCCGGAACCGCGGCTCATCCACGTACCGCTGGCTTCCTAG